In the Coleofasciculus sp. FACHB-1120 genome, one interval contains:
- a CDS encoding Crp/Fnr family transcriptional regulator, which translates to MSEASAKPRNRLLAALPDAEYQRLVPNLERVSLSFKQVLFEVGEPLEYVYFPYQAIISSLSTMSDGSMVEVALVGNDGVAGLLPALGDNIATTTATVQVPDSAMRMKASVLKTEFQRGGSLQSLLLRYMQALYAFVSQNAACNRLHYLEGRLARWLLLVCDRVESNELPLTQEFMSQMLGVRRAGVTEVANALQQAGLIRYTRGKVTILNREELEATSCECYQVIQGEYARLLGTKNG; encoded by the coding sequence ATGTCCGAAGCCTCAGCCAAGCCAAGAAATCGACTGCTAGCTGCTCTGCCAGATGCTGAGTACCAACGCCTTGTTCCCAATCTAGAGCGCGTCTCGCTCTCTTTTAAACAAGTCCTTTTCGAGGTTGGTGAACCACTTGAATACGTCTATTTTCCCTATCAGGCAATCATTTCTTCGCTCTCCACGATGTCAGATGGCTCAATGGTCGAAGTGGCCTTAGTGGGAAATGACGGAGTTGCGGGTCTCCTCCCCGCTTTGGGAGATAACATCGCCACTACAACCGCGACGGTGCAGGTACCAGACTCTGCCATGAGGATGAAGGCAAGTGTGCTTAAAACCGAGTTTCAACGGGGTGGTTCACTGCAAAGTCTTCTACTGCGCTACATGCAAGCGCTGTACGCCTTCGTCTCGCAAAACGCTGCCTGCAATCGCCTTCATTATCTGGAGGGGAGACTTGCTCGTTGGCTGCTGCTCGTCTGTGACCGTGTAGAGTCAAACGAGTTGCCCCTGACTCAGGAATTTATGAGTCAGATGCTGGGTGTACGACGTGCGGGTGTCACGGAGGTGGCTAATGCTCTTCAACAAGCAGGACTGATTCGCTACACCCGTGGCAAAGTTACCATCCTGAATCGGGAAGAATTGGAAGCGACTTCGTGTGAGTGTTATCAAGTCATCCAGGGCGAGTACGCTAGGTTGCTAGGCACTAAGAACGGTTGA